The nucleotide sequence ACCAAGGGCTAATGTTTGGTTATGCAACCAACGAAACTGACGTACTCATGCCTGCGCCTATCACCTATGCGCACCGTTTGGTTCAGCGTCAAGCTGAAGTTCGGAAAAATGGTGTACTGCCGTGGTTACGCCCTGATGCTAAAAGCCAAGTCACTTTCCAATACAATAACGACAAAATTGTCGGCGTTGACGCGGTTGTACTTTCCACACAGCATGCTGAAAATATTAGTCAGAAAGATCTGCAAGAAGCGGTCATGGAAGAGATCATCAAGCCGGTACTGCCTGCTGAATGGTTAAATCCAACAACCAAATATTTCATTAACCCAACCGGTCGTTTTGTCATTGGTGGCCCGATGGGTGACTGTGGTCTGACTGGTCGTAAAATTATCGTAGATACTTACGGTGGCATGGCACGTCATGGTGGCGGAGCATTCTCCGGTAAAGATCCATCCAAAGTTGACCGTTCAGCGGCTTATGCTGCACGCTATGTAGCAAAAAATATTGTTGCTGCTGGTCTGGCTGATCGTTGTGAAATTCAAGTGTCTTATGCTATCGGCGTTGCAGAACCCACTTCCATCATGGTGGAAACATTCGGCACTGAAAAAGTTTCAACAGCAACTCTGACTCTACTGGTACGTGAATTCTTTGATTTACGCCCTCATGGTTTGATTCAGATGCTGGATCTATTGCACCCAATCTATCGTGATACTGCCGCTTATGGTCATTTTGGTCGACCACAGTTCCCGTGGGAAGCCACTGATAAAGCAGAAGCGCTGCGTGATGCTGCGGGTTTGAAACTATCAGCGATGAATATGTAAAAATATAAAAATGGAAGCCGGGTTTGAATAACCAAACCTGGCTTTTTTAGCATTAGCTAATGATTGAAGAATCCCTCAAAATATTATTATCGGTTGTTCAAAGATTTCTAATAGAATTCACTGATCCTTACCTATTTATTTTCAACACATGAAATCAGCTAGCATTCCAATTTATTTACAACAAGCCATCATGAATACTTTGCGGCAAAAACTGCAACAAGCAAACTTATATCTCAACCGTGATTTTCCTGAACCTACAATAAACTATCGCCAACGGGGAACTACCGCAGGCAGTGCCTATATAAAAAATTGGGAAATCCGTCTTAATCCAGTGTTACTGATTGAAAACCAACAAGCTTTTATTGATGAAGTTGTGCCACATGAATTAGCTCATCTATTAGTTTATCGCTACTTTGGGAAAGTGCCTCCACATGGGAAACAGTGGCGTTGGATGATGGAAGAAGTACTGAACGTTCCAGCTAACCGTACACACAAATTTAAAATCGATTCAGTACGTAGTCAAACTTTTACTTATTACTGTAATTGCCAGCAACATGAACTAACCCTACGACGCCATAATAAAATTCTGCGAGGAGAAAGTCATTATATCTGCCAAAAATGCGGAGAAAAACTTATTGCTAAATCAATAGATTCTCTCAATCCTAATTTATACCCAATGGATTTCAAGATGCATCGCGGCGGAAAGGGAGTGAATCCCCGGGAGCATAGGTAACTATGTGACCGCGGTGAGTGAGTGCAGCCAACAAAGAGGCAACTTGAAAGATAACGGGTATAAACTCAAATCCTGTAAGGATACGTAATTCACCGAGAAAATCATAACCAGAGATCAAGATTGTCATTGTTTTATATGCACTAAATAAAGAACTTAATATTGCAAAGATAATATTTATTGCCGGAAAATAGAGAAACCCGCCAATTTAATTCAGTTATTTCTCTTCACATGCGGCACAAAAATCTGATTCATGTAATGCTGGGTTTTCACATTTAATACACTTCATAAAACTTCTCCAAATAGTAACCTTAATCCAAGGATTGATTATTAATTTACGTAAATCGTATAGGTAATAGTATATAAACCAATAACTTATTAGCCCGATAAATACCCCTGTTTTTAATAACCTTATTTACATCTCCAAGTGAAAAAAGAAAGATTCCATCTATAAAGAAACGACACAACCACTTTATTACCAATTACAGTACTAACTGCTTTACCTAACATTGAGGTTGTAGGATCTTCCCCTTTAACTTTACTTCCTAAATAAGTGCCTCCTGTATTAACAAGGGTGCTAAATAGTGTTCCTTTACCTTGAGTTAATGCGCCTGTTCCTACCGCTATCAGTGTATCTATTGCACTATAGTGCCTCCCACAACAGAAGCACCTGCACCCCAAGCGACTAACAATCCTCTTGCCGGATCTTGCCCTTCCAGGTGATCACTTTTGGCATGTTTTGACAACGCCGCTGAAATCTCTTGAGGGGATTTACCTTCATTTAGCATAGCGGTAGCCAGACTGGATGCTGACCGACCGTAATCCGCCAGCCCTTTTGGCAAGCTCAGTGCATTATTGTCAGCAACAACCCATTCCATTGCGACGTTGACCGCCAAACACCGATTTTCCCTGCGCACTCAGTCAGTTACCACCCATTTTTTCCGATGTGCGTTCACCGCCGGACCCAAAACCCCCTGACGCGCTTTTCGCTTCCGAAGGCCGGTTTTTCCCGCCGCGCTCTGGTCAGTGTAGCGCCTTTTTCGGCAACGGGCGAACGTCGCCCAACTCGCTTGGGCGGCGGACGCCCGTTCTGCGGGCGCGGGCGGCAGAGAGCCCG is from Photorhabdus laumondii subsp. laumondii and encodes:
- the metK gene encoding methionine adenosyltransferase, whose amino-acid sequence is MTTYLFTSESVSEGHPDKIADQISDAVLDAILEQDPKARVACETYVKTGMVMVGGEITTSAWVDIEEITRQTVREIGYVNSEMGFDANSCAVLSAIGKQSPDINQGVDREDPLQQGAGDQGLMFGYATNETDVLMPAPITYAHRLVQRQAEVRKNGVLPWLRPDAKSQVTFQYNNDKIVGVDAVVLSTQHAENISQKDLQEAVMEEIIKPVLPAEWLNPTTKYFINPTGRFVIGGPMGDCGLTGRKIIVDTYGGMARHGGGAFSGKDPSKVDRSAAYAARYVAKNIVAAGLADRCEIQVSYAIGVAEPTSIMVETFGTEKVSTATLTLLVREFFDLRPHGLIQMLDLLHPIYRDTAAYGHFGRPQFPWEATDKAEALRDAAGLKLSAMNM